A DNA window from Pseudodesulfovibrio thermohalotolerans contains the following coding sequences:
- the tyrS gene encoding tyrosine--tRNA ligase produces the protein MNIYDELKWRGLINQVSDEDKVREYLSKPGATMYCGFDPTAESLHVGNLVPLLCLVRMKKAGHNPLYLMGGATGRIGDPSGKDKERELSDADKLDERLELIKHQVRRFVERNTGERPNIVNNYDWTKDMSCIDLLRDVGKHFTINWMLQKESVKGRIDREETGISYTEFSYMILQSYDYYHLYKNYNCRLQIGGGDQWGNITSGCEFIRRRYAADGEQAEAFALTFPLITTASGKKFGKSEGNAVYLNADLTSPYAFYQFFINTDDADVIKFLKLFTFLTPEEIAELDKQTQEAPHLRAAQKRLAEEVTTMIHGKHELERVLAATEALFGKGDIKTIDPGTLRAAFESAPAVRYASEDVPDLPQMLVDLGLVKSKGQARKDILGGGIYINGERVEDGDEIADPLFIGGELLIIRKGKKNYGLVTKC, from the coding sequence GTGAACATCTACGACGAGTTGAAATGGCGGGGGCTGATCAATCAGGTTTCTGACGAAGACAAGGTGCGCGAGTATCTGTCCAAGCCGGGTGCCACCATGTATTGCGGCTTCGATCCCACCGCCGAAAGCCTGCACGTGGGCAACCTCGTCCCTCTGCTCTGCCTGGTTCGCATGAAAAAGGCGGGCCACAATCCCCTCTACCTCATGGGCGGAGCCACCGGCCGCATCGGCGATCCCTCCGGCAAGGACAAGGAACGCGAGCTGTCCGACGCCGACAAGCTGGACGAACGGCTGGAACTCATCAAGCACCAGGTGCGCCGCTTCGTCGAGCGCAACACCGGCGAACGTCCGAATATCGTCAACAACTACGACTGGACCAAGGACATGAGCTGCATCGATCTGCTGCGTGACGTGGGCAAGCACTTCACGATCAACTGGATGCTCCAGAAGGAGTCGGTCAAAGGCCGCATCGACCGCGAGGAGACCGGCATTTCCTACACCGAGTTTTCCTACATGATCCTTCAGTCCTACGACTACTACCACCTGTACAAGAATTACAACTGCCGTCTCCAGATCGGCGGCGGCGACCAGTGGGGCAACATCACTTCCGGCTGCGAGTTCATCCGCCGCCGCTACGCCGCCGACGGCGAGCAGGCCGAGGCCTTCGCCCTGACCTTCCCGCTCATCACCACGGCTTCCGGCAAGAAGTTCGGCAAGTCCGAAGGCAACGCGGTCTACCTGAACGCGGACCTGACGTCGCCCTACGCCTTCTACCAGTTCTTCATCAACACCGACGACGCGGACGTCATCAAGTTCCTCAAGCTCTTCACCTTCCTGACTCCCGAGGAAATCGCCGAGCTTGACAAGCAGACCCAGGAGGCCCCGCACCTGCGCGCCGCCCAGAAACGCCTGGCCGAAGAGGTCACCACCATGATCCACGGCAAGCACGAGTTGGAACGGGTTCTGGCCGCCACCGAGGCGTTGTTCGGCAAGGGCGACATCAAGACCATCGATCCCGGCACCCTGCGCGCCGCCTTCGAATCCGCGCCCGCCGTGCGCTACGCATCCGAGGACGTCCCCGACCTGCCCCAGATGCTCGTGGACCTCGGCCTCGTCAAGTCCAAGGGCCAGGCCCGGAAGGACATCCTCGGCGGCGGCATCTACATCAACGGCGAACGGGTCGAGGACGGCGATGAAATCGCCGACCCGCTGTTCATCGGCGGCGAGTTGCTCATCATCCGCAAGGGCAAGAAGAACTACGGCCTGGTCACCAAGTGCTAG